The sequence ATCATGAGAATAGCATGCTATCAAATGTGATGAGATACATATCCAATAATTTTTGGAAGTAAAAGCATGTCTCTAACTGTCACTCATTTTCTGACTCTAGTCCTGATCCATTGTAGCTATACATCATTATTACTGCTGCCTCAGGCTCAGTTTATGTACCATTCATTGTCCACAATTGCAGTGCTGGTGCTGGGGCAGCTGCTATCCAGGGTCCTGAAGGTCAGAGTCTTCTAGGACCATGGTGTCATTTCTATAAAGTGCTGTTTTTGTCTAGGTCATGAGGAATACAGAGGGTGAGAATACTGTAGATGTACATAAAGAGAAAGCTCTGATTAACTACTGATCTCACTGGCCTCAGTGTCTACCATATTCATTTCCTCCTCCACCACTGATTCTGCCCACATTGCACAGAATCAGTGGTCAGACCACAGAGTACTGCTTGTGGCTCCAATGTGGCCAGACATTTCACAGTTGCTATCACTAGAGCAATGGAATTCCTTAGCAGCTTTCTTCCATAATAGATCAGCTGTGCTAAATGGAAAGAAATCACTGTAGGATTGAACCAGGCAGCAGAGATGATAACAGGAAGAGATAAGACAGTCCATTTAAACAGCCCTCGACCACTAGGGACCATAATTCAAAGACGCTGTTGGGATTGGTGCCAACAAGTCTGGGGTGGAAGGACAAACCCACCATTAGTAAACACTAACGGCCTTTGTCGGAGTGGTCACCTGGCCGAATGTTGCAGTAAAACCCCAGAATGCCACAAGTGGTTTGAGAAACAAGCCCTTTTCTTGGACACACCAAAACCAGATGGCTTACCCAACAGATAAAACCCAAGGTTCTTCACCCATAAAGTGATAACTGCAGGAAGAAAGAGGGGGAGGAGCCAGCCCCCATCCCCCACCTTTTTGAATCAGCACATTCCACAATCAGGGCAGTCCACAGAAACAATGACTGTGATAATGAATACATCTGTAAAACAACTGCAATCACCCATTTCTGCCATGTTTTATTCGTGTTTATAACTACTAAGGTTCcacaaatcatttcatttattttgcatgcattagtatagtagtactagtatgattattttgttttactaTTAATAGTGTACTTAACATATGTTGTGTgtggtatgtatgtgtttgtggaATAATTTTCTGATAGATAAAAGTTAGGAAATTCAGATAGGTTATCATTATATGTACATGTTAGTATTTTGTACAAAGTTTAATCCACGCATCATGAAAAGGTGTGTGACCACCCATCTGCAGTGACAATGGACTGAGTAACATCATAGGCAGAGCATTTGGCTTACATACTGCCCTAAGACAATCTATGGTTGGTTGGAACCCTTAGAGGGTGGGACTAGCCAGAAAGAGTTAAAATCCAGCTCTCTGCTTTCTTCTGTCTTAAACCTGTCTACGTACTCGGTGCTCTCAGATCTCTCGGCTCGCTAAAATCAACTCGTTTCACCTCATCAGCGGCCGTGGGAGTCGTCAATCAACATCTGCTCGTCGATCCACTTAGAGCTCCCCAGCTTTTCAAAACTCCTGCCGCCAGCTCTCCAAACACCCTTCATACTAGACACCGTTTCATTCATCATTCCGGTTGGTCTTCCGAGACGCCACTCAACGCCGACCAGATGCACGAATAACCATTGTAGGAATCCAGTCGACACCATGAAGTAAAGAAGAAATCCCCTCAACAGGCAAGCAATACACCAGACTCTAGCTAAGACTGGCGCATATAATATAAAGTTCAAAGGATTTCTAAAGAAGTGAAATTAGATTGATAACATTGATGGTTGTTCAGGTTATGGTCTGTGAAATAGCATTATTTGTTATAAATTCGGAACTTCCTTCACTCTGTTAAACCATTTCCACATCtgcttgcatgtgtgtgtgtgttatgtgttagATTAGTTAATGTGTCATAGAATAGTTCGATAAAGTCtcgtttgtttttaaacacaagTGCCTTATTTGTTTACAATGGCCACTGCCTTGAATTGTCGATCCTGCTACATGCTCTTCAAATAATATTTCACTGCATATAGAATATTATTGCTGGTGGCCACGGAGGTATTAGCTAATACATAATTAATGAAAACGCTAAGTTCAACTTATCGCTTGACGAATAGTTGATCAGAAATACCAGATTAGCCAAATTTCCCCTTTCAAGCTGATCTGCTAGTCTATCCTGCATATTTAGTGGAGAATACGATAGCTCAAtttaaacagctaattttcGTTACATTTAATGGTGGAgaggagtttgtatgttctccccgtgctgcgggggtttcctccgggtactccggtttcctcccccagtccaaagacatgcaccgtaggctgattggcatgtccaaagtgtccgtagtgtatgaatgggtgtgagagtgtgtatgtgattgtgccctgcgatggactggcaccctgtccagggtgtaccccaccttgtgcccgatgctccctgggataggctccaggttccccgtgaccctgaaaaggagtaagcggtagaggatggatggatggatggataatggtGGAGAATACAATTAACCCAAACAGCTAATATTCCCTACATCACCATCAGCCAGTTTACCTGCACTTGTGGGTTTGGCCCCACAGAGTGAAGAGCAGGTTGAGGAATGCAACCCAGCAGTCCACCTGAACAAAAGAGACCCTAGTGCATGGGCCATGTATGCTCTCAAGTGGAAACTATTCCACAAATCCTGTGCACTGCCCAGTTCCTAGAGAACTATGCTATTTACAGCGACTGCTAGGCAGTGGAACATCCACATTTATGTTGAAGGTGTATGTGGCAGCTATTTCAGAGCATCACCACACCTGGCCAATACCCCAGTGTGGGATCTTACCCATGTTTTAGAGTCCCTTAAGAACCTCCCCTCATGAGACCATGCACAATGCCAAAATGAAATGGGCCTATCTAAAGACTGCCTTCTTCTTAGTGGTACCTGTAGCCAAAAGAGTTAGAGAACTACATACCTTGTGTTTGAGTAGGGTTATCCCCTACTTTTGTAAACCAACCAACTGACCTTGCAGTGGTCCATAAAGAACTTGCTGAGCATGCCATGTAATGCCCAGTATGTGCTCTTTGGTACTATTTGTACTGGACAGAGGGTGATGATCAAATGAAGTGTTCATCTGCCATAAATGGACAACACAACAAGGTCCCCTGCCTAAGCAGAGACTGGCCTACTTCGTGGTGGATGTCATCACCTTGACCTACAGGTTGGCCAGATGCCTGGCCTCTACCATGACACACCACTCTAAGGAGGAGCATGCCCTCCATATGGGCATTATTTGAGATGTGCCACTCCAGGAAGTTTGTGCTGCTACTACATGGGCATCAATGTGCACCTTTTACAGATTCTTCAAGGCTAATATTTTCCATTCCTGTGGTGTGAGTGCAGAAATGATCCCTGAACACCTCTCTAATACAGTCCTAAAGTGTGCTGGTTCCTCATAATTACTTGGGTTTGCTGACATTCAGAAACAACACTGTGTCAGGAATATGGCAAGACCTCGTTTACTAAAATGCTCAGTACTTTCATGGAAAgagcttttctgttttttactACTCTCTATTTCCGCTCTACCATTCCTCTTCTTATCAATTTTACTAAAAAGCTAGCTAATGGTACTATACACACATCACTCCCTGCTGAATAGATTAAAAATGTTACTCATTTTCTGTGGTGAAGAGAAATACGCCATGATAGAATAATTGTACGATTGGTAGATGGAGTagagtagagtgtgtgtgtgtgtgtgtgtgggggggggggggttgttatGGTTCTGGGACAACTGGCAGGCCAGTCCACTGGGAAATCTCCCAGTGCTCCTGAATACAAGACCATGAGTAATTGTGTATCTGAAGTGAAGTATGTACCATACTCACTACTCATCAGAGCCATTTTTGTatacatttactgtatttatttatttcccaaagatgatacattaaaaaaaatacattggtAACACTGTAATTGTTATGTATAAATATCATTACCTTTGTGATATATTTAATCTATATACAACATTTATAAGAACACTATTTTCAGACGCTCCAAGTTTTACATATTTTACACAGTTTTATACACATACTCTAAAGCTATAGTACATTGAAGGATTTTGGAGTACAGATAATATGGCATTTTAAATGTCAGCttacaaaataattattttataggTAGGATGTCGCCAGTATTATGAAATTGATTTTTAATGACTCAATTTGGTCATCTAAACTGATAGCTAGTGATTACTATGATATTGTAATACAAAGTCACatggaatatactgtatgtacatttatGTCTATCCCTAAACTGTTACAATGTAAGCTAAATATTAATAATCTGAGGTATATTTTAAGTAATCAGATAAATACATTCTGATGCTTAGCAGCAgagcagcagcaaaatcaagcctTCTGAATACTTCTGACCAAAGGCTATGGAGTTTTGTTTCCACACAATACTGAAGCAGtctgcaaaaaacaacaacaacaaaaaaacatatataatgttaaatatatgagGAATTTTACTTGATTTCTCATTTCCGTAATGATGTGaatatatttgcatttttgtAGGACTATAGTTCTGTTCTTACCTTATCGACGGATGAAAGCCACGGGAAGTTCTCGATTGGGCACCAGTGTTCCGGTATGGATAGCTTCCACTGGGTCATAATCTGTTGCTGCAATCTCATAATCACGAATTAACTGTggaaaaaagcataaaaacacCAAACCATAAATGTTAGCGCAATTAAATTTGATTTGCTATTTATTCTGGTTAACTCGACAGTGTGATCTTACCCAGCACAGTGAGAGGTGTATCTGTAGCTCAGCCAGGCGTCGGCCAATACACATCCTCTTGCCGATGCCAAAAGGAACATGGGCAAATGGGTTGATAGAGGTTTTATTCTCGATCCACCGTTCTGGCATGAACTGCTTCCAATTGTCAAAGTACTCCTCATTAGACCCCAGTGCTTGGCTGTTAATCATCAAAACTGTCTGCAATTGGATGAAAAACTTTAATTTGGCAAACTTCCCAAAGGCTTTCatctaaatatttataaatatataatgtattaaaGTAAAATGAACAAAGCCTAAGTCCTTATAAAGTTAAATTAGAGTTATTTGTAATGATGGAAAGCAGTCTGTAGATGGCAGTGCAGAAATAACATTAGCAATAAGGCTCTTACCCCTTTAGGCAAACTATATTCCCCGAGTACAGTGTCTCTGTCCAAAGTTCGGCTTGTAAAAGGGATGGAGGGTGAAAGTCTGTttatatggggggaaaaaaaagaaggaaatgtGACATAAGCTGACATGCATGAGCCACATTATGGAATGATATGCATAAGAGAATATAGGTCAAAGCATGATAATCCCACAAAACACCACCACTGTTCCTAGAACCATGTGAACGTATTATCCTTGCTTAATGTTTATGAACATTTCCTTCTGTTTCATGACTTGTCTTGTGATAGCATTATGTTAGTGTGATTAGTTTTTAACAGTAAAAACTCTCAGGACAACTCCGAGATTAAATATTAAGCAAAAATGGTATAATTTGTTGTATTTAGAAATTATGTTGATGCACACTGTAGATCCATTTTAtgctatttaaaaatgaataataatgggGCATTATTAAAGCACCTTGTTTATATAAGTCTTAGTGTCTTGTCATAATAATGAGAGTGATGAACATGTCCTACCTCATGGACTCCCTCAGACATGCCTTAAGATATGGCATGTTCTTAATGTGCTCAGCACTTGGAACCTGTCCAGGGGGCACCACCTCTCTGATCTCCTTCAACAGCTTGTCCTGAGCATGGGGGTTCCGCGAGAGGTTGAAAATAGCCCATAATGCACTGTTGGCTGTCTGTGTAGGGAAAGGAAGGCAGTTTGTTTTGTCATTATGAACTGTGTGTTTGATGTCATTTTATGCAACAAATTGCATGAACTGCTTAAATCATATAAATTTATTGGACTGGAATTAGGTGAAGAGGGTCTTCAAAACTAGTTTTAAAACAAGCATATTTATCAAACCTTTAGGATTATAATGTTTATCTGATTATTTGGCAAATTATAAagttataaatgttatttaagaCACTAAATATGGGTGAGAAACATTCCACACAAGAATACTgcttaaaagtttttaaacaattaagttGTAATTTGTATCTGCCTTATTGAAGACCAACCCTTTATGGCATTATCTTAACATCAAGAAATTTTCAGAGACAACCATAAAATTCTAAGGGTTCATTACGGTTCCTGATTTTGAAGGTTTTCATACTCACTGTCTCCACACCGCCAATCTGGAGCTCAGTTATTGCTGCATACAACTCCTTCTTGGTGAGGGGACAATTATGGTAGATATCACTAAGGAAGCCATCAGTTTCTCCACTTGAGTGTCTTTTCAACTTCTTGTCAATGTAAATTttagctgaaaaaaaagaaaagaaaatcatatTATGTGTTAAATCAACTGTATCAATTACTGAATCAATTTTACCATGCAATACAGCAATAATTATTGGAAAAATAATGCCCTGTTTGAATTTTCTGGTTGGTGAAGCAGCAGTACTATGGGTATACAACTTTTACGTTAGCATATCTCCACCCTCTCCCTGGCCTGCCTCCCTGTTCCCTCTACTACAAATGTTTGGCTGCATTCCCTCTGCACTTAGGTCATACTGTTTACTACAACTCACTCTGTCCCCTCCCACTCGCAAGCACTGAAACTAGAACAACGTGTGAACATTGATCAACAGTAGTCACTAACAGAGGAAGGCATGATCAACCAGAAAAGTACTAAGTTTATATCTCATCACATGCCAGGAAATGTGTTATATTAATGATGCATTTTTACCTGTATTAAAAATACAGTCCCAAGCAGCTGTATGGTCTTGCCATGTCTTTGTGTTCAGGCTCTTGTGGAGACTAACTGGAGTCACCATCATCTTGCCAAACATGTTCATCATCTGTCAGTCAGAAAATGTGGAACAGTTTAGACATTTGCACACgcaaaattgaaaaaaatacacatgtTATGACAGGACGTCTGGCACATATCAAGAATAATCCcagattatttttaaaggaCAATCACCATTAACATTCTGACACTGAGCTTTACTTAGATTTTGGATTTAATGTGTCCATACACATCTTGATGTTAACAAAGCATAACTTTATACTTTGCGCTTTAGATTGCCTAAATACTTTGCATTGCTCCCCTGAAAAACCTAGAAATAAGAATGCAATAtgtgtttcaaacagagatgatCTCCTACAAATTCTGCCTGACTCATGCTACAGTTTCCATAAACACAAAATGTAATGTGACGTAACATCCAGTTCTGTAACATAACCTCAGTGAACTGATTAAAGGACTAGCAAACTACACATCAGACAAACAAAGGCTGAGATAAGGTTATCCTACTGTTTGAGCTGCTGAAACGTACAGATAAACTACATTGTGCTTATGAGATAAACGGCATACCGTTTTTATCGCTGTGATAAAGTCAGTTGCCTCCTCATTGGCATTTTCTTGCAAAATCCCAAATCGCTTGTCATAGAGCACATAACAGATGGCTGTAACAGGGAAAAGGGCTAATGTCATTATGTTATGATACATGTTAATATGATAATTTAAACATAtaatttatacaattaaaaatatatatattattaataaaataaacaagcatgTAGTGGATGATGGGCTGTAAATATGTTGAGAAAGTATGTATTGCTAAATATGAAATactaaaaactcactttcaaaTGACCACTTATTCAACTCAAAATACAAGTCATTGATCTTCCCGTTCACATTAACGTCTCCAATCCTATTAAGGAAATCGGCTAAAACCTTTAAAGCAGGAAAACAAACAGTGTGAATAATTGATCAAAAATTTGACAGTTCAGATATTGAGCACGAATAGGTTTTCTTTGCATAACATACCAACCTCATTCATTTTCCTATCGAGTTTCACAACTTCAGTTGGTTTCATGAATTTCTGTTGAAATGTGCTTCTCACTCTCTGCCAATCCTTTCCCTCTCTGAAAATGGAGGCAgacatgaataaaacaaaaaaatcaatttaattaTCAATTCAATAATCAATCAGTTTTGTGAGGGTGGGGGTGATTGGGAATAATTATTTACAAGATGAGAAGTCCGTAAGCCTCGTCCCGCAGATCTCTGTATGCCTTCCAGGGTTTGATTTCCAGTCTCTGGGGATAGTTACCCTCCTTTCGGTACAGCGCTTCTAGCAAGCAAGGTGCACCAATGTTCACTGATTCAAACGAGCCCATTTTCATCCGGAATATTTTGCCAAATTTCTTATGGTAATCCATCTAAagtgttaaaaatataaataaataaataaagaataaataaatacataaaaacactgAGAACAATTatcaacacatttatttaaaggaatGTGCAAAACATATATGCtatgcttaataataataataataataataataataataataataataataataataatagataccACTGTCTGATGTTGTTTTGCTAAGCCTCCTCTACGTAGGATGTCAAAGAGGTTCCCCAGAAGGGGCCAGTTTGTTGGGCCCGGGATGGACTGGAAAGTGTGTGCAGGGCAAGGCACAGCATCTTTCGAGTCCAGCACACACACCGAGGATGTTGGCTTGCAGTGCTGCAGCCCGACCGACTTGTTCTTCAGCACATCGAGGATTTGCGCTGGGGCTTTTTGGATCTGCGCTCTCATCTTAACCCGTGTCTCTGCTGTCTCACCTTGCGTAAAGTTGTTCTTGAGCTACTTTTATCTTAAGTGAGTGACTCGTgttacaatatttatatatatgctAGTGGTGTTTTCCACTGTTAGACAcgagaccaatcagaaacagggcttgcaaaaaaaaaaaaaagaagaaaaaaagaaaaaaaaaagagagagagggagagcacgAGCGCACTATTCATTTATGGATTGTCGTTGCGGGTACTGAATGACCCCGCATAGACCGAGGAAGTGCCCTTGCCCTccgttttataaataaacacacggAAGGTGACGCGGTTCGCTTGATGCGCTCTGGCTCCTGCGATTAGCACAACCTTATCTCCTCGTTATGTAAATATACGACCCCGCTTCATCGGTTTGTGCAAATATTTGTCATAGTCTACTCTCTGTGCGCCTGGGTAAATCACATGTCTGtatgggtgtgtgcgtgtgtgtgtgtgtgtgtgtgtatttgtgcacTTAAATGTAAAGTCTAATTTGCATCCCATCCTAATTACCGCATCCCAAATGAGAAGTGATGTGTTTATTGCCGAAAATagcatacatacataaataaataaataaataaataaataaataaataaagtaagtgACTCACTCCAATGGGACCCTCCTAATTAAGACCTCGACCCCTACAAAAGATATTAATGGCTTTCTTGCCATTAATAAAACGAAATCTCCCAACATGTGATACATTTCTGACAACTTCAAGGTGTTAACTATGCACATGTGAAGGAAAAGaaggaatacacacacacacacacacacacgcacacacacatatatatatatatatatatatatatatatatatatatatatatatatatatatatatatatatatatatacattttaatccTTGGTGTTCTGTCTCATGAGCAGCATTCAGGAGAAGGCTTACACAACAACATGTTTTAATGGAGCTCTCTGCTATTTGTATCAGCCTGACTGTGTGATGAAAAATTGCTGTAGGatcaaatcttttttctttctctttttaaataataataataataataataataataataataataataataataataataataataacaaaaattataataaaatgtattaataataagaagtattaaataataagaataaaataataattattgttgttttgttgttgttggtgttattattattattattattattattattattattattattatttacacacacagcatgAGAGCATTCTTGTTGATTTTATGCtctcagcatttttatttaaaaaatttttattctACAGCAATGTTTTCATCACACAGTCAGGTTGATACAAATAGCAGAGAGTTCAATTAAAACCAATCATTTGTTTAATGTCCTTATTTCCTACTTATTGGATAGGCAGCATTAATAGTTTAACCTCAAACATTGTTTCCAGTAAGCCTTAcaatagaaaatctgtggactGTTGTTCTACAATTATAGTTATTAGACAAATGAATGCTATTGGTACAAGATAATTCAGTGGCATTGCTTATAAATAAACCACAAGTATGTGTATTATTGTGCTTCACCAGAAAATCTGAATACTTATTTATCAATCAGTTACTTGCTACATTTTTTGcgttattttcataattgtgaTAAAGTATTATGTTAGTATAGTTCTTATATGTGATATAGTGATATAAATTATTCTAAAGTGGTCTGTCAGTAGGAAGTTCCCATTTGGATAACACAGGTAGATAAAGAAGACAATGTGGTAGTACTCTCATAAGGGTGTGGCATGTTGATGTGCAAGCCTTCTTCTGAATGCTGCTCATGAGACAAAACACCAAGCAAAAACTTCACCTCATAGGAGAGCAGCTTGTTTTTGATTAGATTCCTCCTAATTGTTGCCATTCTAACCAGTTTTCATATACCATTTATATGCTTAATGCATATATTCTGCATATGTTATATATAGAACAGATTACTCAAAACCAACAGGGAGAGAGGAACTAAACCAATCCTACTAGTGGAAAGGCAGCTACTGATGGATATGGTATTACATACACAACAATCCAGTTGTTTGATCTGGCTAGATAGAATTTTATTGTTGTATATTCAGCTTCTAGCCATATTTCCTAATTCCCATGGTTTGGAGTGTTATTTGGGTTTGATCCTAAGCTGTGATCTGAACCCTTCGTGTTGTAGCTATGAATTTTGTGTAAGGCTTAATGAACTGATTCAATAGCTCTACCAACCCGCTTGTGGTTCCCAAATATTAAAGCCAACCAGCGTACTAAAGCCAAACCTAACCCTAGCCAAACTGTTTTCTTAATTGTGAATGGACAATAGTTTTTTCTTAATTGTGAAAGTATTTTCAAGAACCATAGATGTTAAACCTTAATGTAAAGATAATCCTTTCCTCAAAAGagatgtatgtatttatattttactcatATGGTtgatgcttttattcaaagttaCTTACAGTTAGAGACAGGA comes from Ictalurus punctatus breed USDA103 chromosome 11, Coco_2.0, whole genome shotgun sequence and encodes:
- the LOC108271496 gene encoding 1,25-dihydroxyvitamin D(3) 24-hydroxylase, mitochondrial; the protein is MRAQIQKAPAQILDVLKNKSVGLQHCKPTSSVCVLDSKDAVPCPAHTFQSIPGPTNWPLLGNLFDILRRGGLAKQHQTVMDYHKKFGKIFRMKMGSFESVNIGAPCLLEALYRKEGNYPQRLEIKPWKAYRDLRDEAYGLLILEGKDWQRVRSTFQQKFMKPTEVVKLDRKMNEVLADFLNRIGDVNVNGKINDLYFELNKWSFETICYVLYDKRFGILQENANEEATDFITAIKTMMNMFGKMMVTPVSLHKSLNTKTWQDHTAAWDCIFNTAKIYIDKKLKRHSSGETDGFLSDIYHNCPLTKKELYAAITELQIGGVETTANSALWAIFNLSRNPHAQDKLLKEIREVVPPGQVPSAEHIKNMPYLKACLRESMRLSPSIPFTSRTLDRDTVLGEYSLPKGTVLMINSQALGSNEEYFDNWKQFMPERWIENKTSINPFAHVPFGIGKRMCIGRRLAELQIHLSLCWLIRDYEIAATDYDPVEAIHTGTLVPNRELPVAFIRR